One window from the genome of Terriglobales bacterium encodes:
- a CDS encoding ferredoxin family protein translates to MAYVIAEPCIGTKDTACVDACPVDCIHPKKDEEKHATEEMLYIDPVECIDCGACVPVCPVSAIFALDDLPEKWKAFAERNAKYYGR, encoded by the coding sequence ATGGCATACGTGATCGCGGAACCCTGCATCGGCACCAAGGACACGGCCTGCGTCGACGCCTGCCCGGTGGACTGCATCCATCCCAAGAAGGACGAAGAGAAGCACGCCACCGAGGAGATGCTCTACATCGATCCGGTGGAGTGCATCGATTGCGGCGCTTGCGTGCCCGTCTGCCCGGTGTCGGCCATCTTCGCTCTCGACGACCTGCCGGAAAAGTGGAAGGCCTTCGCGGAGCGCAACGCCAAGTACTACGGCCGCTAG
- a CDS encoding MmcQ/YjbR family DNA-binding protein — MDIEAIREHCMSLPHVTEKAQWVRDLVFKVGGKMFCVMNLEPQRDEVVLSFKASDEEFIELQEIEGVVPAPYMARAKWVALQHRDVLPAPELKRLLGSARDLVFATLPKKVQQELSGAPPRPSRKRPAKGRRARARR; from the coding sequence ATGGACATCGAAGCCATCCGCGAGCACTGTATGTCGCTGCCTCACGTCACCGAGAAGGCGCAGTGGGTGCGCGACCTGGTCTTCAAGGTGGGCGGCAAGATGTTCTGCGTCATGAACCTGGAGCCCCAGCGCGACGAGGTCGTCCTCTCCTTCAAGGCCAGTGACGAGGAGTTCATCGAGTTGCAGGAGATCGAAGGCGTGGTGCCCGCGCCTTACATGGCGCGCGCCAAGTGGGTGGCGCTGCAGCACCGCGACGTCCTTCCGGCCCCGGAGTTGAAGCGCCTGCTGGGCTCGGCTCGCGACCTTGTCTTTGCCACTCTGCCCAAGAAGGTCCAGCAGGAACTCTCGGGAGCGCCTCCCAGGCCCTCGCGCAAGCGTCCGGCCAAGGGCAGGCGCGCGCGGGCCCGGCGGTAA
- the recO gene encoding DNA repair protein RecO — protein sequence MKQSEAIVLRSYPLREADLLVSFFTRAEGKLRGVARSGKKSKRRFGGALEPLTWVRVFWEDREGQELARLDSCEILESPLATQVDYPRAVALEHVAEVLEELLPEREANDAVFRLALSVLEQLRGSAIWMPVTYFDLWMARLVGLLPELGECLKCGRSLNGSRAWFHALADGLMCAEHKRLASSEMSAESRALAAGMFRSPVDSFAGEPWPKARGADLRRFVSQLVERHIEKKLLTSTMLKKL from the coding sequence GTGAAGCAGTCCGAGGCGATCGTGCTGCGCAGCTATCCGCTGCGCGAAGCCGATCTGCTGGTGAGCTTCTTCACCCGCGCCGAAGGCAAACTGCGGGGCGTGGCCCGTTCCGGCAAGAAGTCCAAGCGGCGCTTCGGCGGGGCGCTCGAGCCGCTAACCTGGGTGCGGGTCTTCTGGGAGGACCGGGAAGGGCAGGAGCTGGCGCGGCTGGACTCCTGCGAGATCCTGGAGTCGCCCCTGGCCACCCAGGTGGACTATCCCCGGGCCGTGGCCCTGGAGCACGTCGCCGAGGTCCTGGAGGAGTTGCTGCCGGAGCGCGAGGCCAACGACGCCGTCTTTCGCCTGGCGCTCTCGGTGCTGGAGCAGTTGCGCGGCTCGGCCATCTGGATGCCGGTCACGTACTTCGACCTGTGGATGGCGCGGCTGGTGGGCCTGCTGCCGGAGCTGGGCGAGTGCCTCAAGTGCGGCCGCAGCCTGAACGGGAGCCGGGCGTGGTTTCACGCCCTGGCCGACGGCCTGATGTGCGCCGAGCACAAGCGCCTGGCGTCGTCGGAGATGTCGGCCGAATCGCGGGCCCTGGCGGCCGGCATGTTCCGCTCGCCGGTGGACTCGTTCGCCGGGGAGCCCTGGCCGAAGGCGCGCGGCGCCGACCTGCGCCGCTTCGTCTCGCAACTGGTCGAGCGGCACATCGAGAAGAAGCTGTTGACGTCGACAATGCTGAAGAAGCTCTAA
- the ppdK gene encoding pyruvate, phosphate dikinase, translating into MSTQTLPEAQAPETAQATQYVYFFGGGKADGSGKMKDVLGGKGAGLHDMTNAGLPVPPGFTIQTEACREYMRADKTSPEVEHETEAALRRLEKLQGQKLGAGENPLLVSVRSGAKFSMPGMMDTILNLGLNDQSVQALAQLSNNPRFAADSYRRLIQMFGNVVLDIPKSAFDEVFEGIKKKKKAKLDTDLDAKALEQVIAEYKKVVRRHAKRDFPQDPQEQLAMARDAVFRSWNNERAKTYRRINNISDDLGTAVNVQAMVFGNLGETSGTGVGFTRNPATGAKEFYGEFLMNAQGEDVVSGVRTPVHISELAKIMPGVYNQLREITTRLEKHYRDMQDFEFTIQDGKLYMLQTRNGKRTGLAAVRVALDMVKEGLIKPEEAIFRVEPNQLYDFLVPRLDEKSAKVEVLATGLPASPGAAVGQIVFTADEAVAKAGHGAKRNPVILVRAETTPEDIHGMEVAVGILTSRGGMTSHAAVVTRGMGKCCVAGAGDIEVDEKAREMRVQGQTFQEGHWISLDGTTGRVIKGRLHTLPASPDDPDLQKLLSWSEPFRKLGVRANADIPRDAIQARAFGAEGIGLCRTEHMFFAEDRIPHMRAMILASTEKERRAALRKLLPMQHSDFIGVFRAMDGLPVTIRTLDPPLHEFLPRREDLMVEIAKLEITRPRSPKLKELKKLLRRVEELHEMNPMLGLRGCRLGITYPEITEMQVRAIFEAAVTVAKEGVKVHPEVMIPLVSTLKEMANQKAIVVRVAEEVFAEKEQRVDYLVGTMIELPRAALVAGEIAKEAQFFSYGTNDLTQTTFGFSRDDINTFLPAYRAQGILKQDPFEQLDREGVGQLVRMGVEKGRQTNPKLKIGICGEHGGEPSSVEFCHLVGLNYVSCSPFRVLTARLAAAQAAAREKLGLEGGATK; encoded by the coding sequence ATGAGCACGCAGACTCTGCCCGAAGCCCAGGCCCCGGAAACCGCGCAAGCCACCCAGTACGTCTACTTCTTCGGCGGCGGCAAGGCCGACGGCAGCGGCAAGATGAAGGACGTGCTGGGCGGCAAGGGCGCCGGCCTGCACGATATGACCAACGCCGGCCTGCCCGTGCCCCCGGGCTTCACCATCCAGACCGAGGCCTGCCGCGAGTACATGCGCGCCGACAAGACCTCTCCTGAGGTCGAACACGAGACGGAAGCGGCACTGCGCCGCCTGGAGAAGCTGCAGGGGCAGAAGCTGGGTGCGGGCGAGAACCCGCTGCTGGTCAGCGTGCGTTCGGGCGCCAAGTTCTCCATGCCCGGCATGATGGATACCATCCTCAATCTGGGCCTGAACGACCAGAGCGTGCAGGCGCTGGCGCAGCTGAGCAACAACCCGCGCTTCGCCGCCGACTCTTATCGCCGCCTCATCCAGATGTTCGGCAACGTCGTGCTCGACATCCCCAAATCCGCCTTCGACGAGGTCTTCGAGGGCATCAAGAAAAAGAAGAAGGCCAAGCTCGACACCGACCTCGACGCCAAGGCGCTCGAGCAGGTCATCGCGGAGTACAAGAAGGTGGTCCGCAGGCACGCCAAGCGCGATTTCCCGCAGGACCCGCAGGAGCAACTGGCGATGGCGCGCGACGCCGTCTTCCGCTCTTGGAACAACGAGCGCGCCAAGACCTACCGCCGCATCAACAACATCTCCGACGACCTGGGCACCGCCGTCAACGTGCAGGCCATGGTCTTCGGCAACCTGGGTGAAACCTCGGGCACGGGCGTGGGCTTCACCCGCAACCCCGCCACCGGCGCCAAGGAGTTCTACGGCGAGTTCCTGATGAACGCGCAGGGCGAGGACGTAGTCTCGGGCGTGCGCACCCCGGTGCACATCTCTGAGCTGGCCAAGATCATGCCCGGCGTCTACAACCAGTTGCGCGAGATCACCACCCGCCTGGAGAAGCACTACCGCGACATGCAGGACTTCGAATTCACCATCCAGGACGGCAAGCTCTACATGCTGCAGACGCGCAACGGCAAGCGCACCGGGCTGGCCGCGGTGCGCGTGGCCCTCGACATGGTGAAGGAAGGCCTCATCAAGCCCGAGGAGGCCATCTTCCGCGTCGAGCCCAACCAGCTCTACGACTTCCTGGTGCCCCGCCTGGACGAGAAGAGCGCCAAGGTGGAAGTGCTGGCCACCGGCCTGCCTGCGTCGCCCGGCGCCGCCGTCGGCCAGATCGTCTTCACCGCCGACGAGGCCGTGGCCAAGGCCGGCCACGGCGCCAAGAGGAACCCGGTCATCCTGGTGCGCGCCGAGACCACGCCCGAGGACATCCACGGCATGGAGGTGGCGGTCGGCATCCTCACCTCGCGCGGCGGCATGACCAGCCACGCTGCCGTGGTCACGCGCGGCATGGGCAAGTGCTGCGTGGCCGGCGCCGGCGACATCGAGGTGGACGAGAAGGCGCGCGAGATGCGCGTCCAGGGCCAGACCTTCCAGGAAGGCCACTGGATCTCGCTGGACGGCACCACCGGGCGCGTGATCAAAGGCCGCCTGCACACCCTCCCCGCCTCGCCCGACGATCCCGACCTGCAGAAGCTGCTCTCCTGGTCCGAGCCCTTCCGCAAGCTGGGGGTGCGCGCCAACGCCGACATCCCTCGCGACGCCATCCAGGCGCGCGCCTTCGGCGCCGAGGGCATCGGCCTCTGCCGCACCGAACACATGTTTTTCGCCGAGGACCGCATCCCCCACATGCGCGCCATGATCCTGGCCAGCACGGAAAAGGAGCGCCGCGCCGCCCTGCGCAAGCTCCTGCCCATGCAGCACTCGGATTTCATCGGCGTTTTCCGTGCCATGGACGGCTTGCCGGTCACCATCCGCACCCTCGACCCGCCCCTGCACGAGTTCCTGCCGCGGCGCGAGGACCTCATGGTCGAGATCGCCAAGCTGGAGATCACCCGGCCGCGCTCGCCCAAGCTGAAGGAGCTGAAAAAACTGCTGCGCCGCGTGGAGGAGCTGCACGAGATGAATCCCATGCTGGGCCTCCGCGGCTGCCGCCTGGGCATCACCTATCCCGAGATCACCGAGATGCAAGTGCGCGCCATCTTCGAGGCCGCGGTCACGGTGGCCAAAGAAGGCGTGAAGGTGCATCCCGAGGTCATGATCCCGCTGGTCAGCACGCTCAAGGAGATGGCCAACCAGAAGGCCATCGTGGTGCGCGTCGCGGAGGAGGTCTTCGCCGAGAAGGAGCAGCGCGTGGACTACCTGGTGGGCACCATGATCGAATTGCCGCGCGCCGCCTTGGTGGCCGGTGAGATCGCCAAGGAGGCGCAGTTCTTCTCCTACGGCACCAACGATCTCACCCAGACCACTTTCGGCTTCTCCCGCGACGACATCAACACCTTCCTTCCCGCCTACCGCGCCCAGGGCATCCTCAAGCAGGACCCCTTCGAGCAGCTCGACCGCGAGGGCGTGGGACAACTGGTCCGCATGGGCGTAGAGAAAGGCCGCCAGACCAATCCCAAGCTCAAGATCGGGATCTGCGGCGAGCACGGCGGCGAGCCTTCGTCGGTGGAGTTCTGCCACCTGGTGGGGCTCAACTACGTCTCCTGCTCGCCCTTCCGCGTGCTGACCGCGCGCTTGGCCGCTGCCCAGGCAGCCGCCAGGGAGAAGTTAGGCTTGGAGGGTGGGGCGACGAAGTAG
- a CDS encoding aconitase family protein yields GTTDVFNGWITRDVRVKVPESVKVMVCGEKHPNVTAKDIILKILSLDYVRSGKALAKVMEYAGEAIEALSVDERATMTNMAAEIGGFTGIVAPDRKVVEFLVERRGMAQAQAEKLIAGLTSDSGAEYAHVIELDAAEITPMVATPGDPGNGKYVRELAEPVHVEIAYGGTCTAGKNEDMDMYARVLADALRQGKRVAPSTKFYIQFGSQETRDYCVRKGYLDIFKQAGAVVIEPSCGACINAGPGVSTRNDQVVISAQNRNFPGRSGPGLMYLASPLTVAASAVAGHIVEYEPAEERQLAGARK; encoded by the coding sequence CGGCACCACCGACGTCTTCAACGGTTGGATCACCCGCGACGTGCGCGTCAAGGTGCCGGAGTCGGTGAAGGTCATGGTGTGCGGCGAGAAGCACCCCAACGTCACCGCCAAGGATATCATCCTCAAGATCCTCAGCCTCGACTACGTGCGCAGCGGCAAGGCCCTGGCCAAGGTGATGGAGTATGCCGGCGAGGCCATCGAAGCTCTGAGCGTGGACGAACGCGCGACCATGACCAACATGGCCGCCGAGATCGGGGGCTTCACCGGAATCGTCGCCCCTGACCGCAAGGTGGTGGAGTTCCTGGTGGAGCGGCGGGGCATGGCGCAAGCGCAGGCGGAAAAGTTGATTGCGGGCCTGACCAGCGATTCCGGCGCCGAGTACGCCCACGTCATCGAGTTGGACGCCGCCGAGATCACGCCCATGGTGGCCACCCCCGGCGATCCCGGCAACGGCAAGTACGTGCGCGAGCTGGCCGAGCCCGTCCACGTGGAGATCGCCTACGGCGGCACCTGCACCGCCGGCAAGAACGAGGACATGGATATGTATGCCCGGGTGCTGGCCGACGCCCTGCGCCAGGGCAAGCGCGTCGCCCCATCCACCAAGTTCTACATCCAGTTCGGCTCGCAGGAGACCCGCGACTACTGCGTCCGCAAGGGGTACCTGGACATATTCAAGCAGGCGGGCGCGGTGGTGATCGAGCCCAGTTGCGGCGCCTGCATCAACGCCGGGCCGGGAGTCTCCACCCGCAACGACCAGGTGGTGATCAGCGCCCAGAACCGCAACTTTCCCGGCCGCAGCGGCCCGGGGCTGATGTACCTTGCCAGCCCCCTGACCGTGGCCGCCAGCGCCGTCGCCGGGCACATCGTGGAGTACGAGCCGGCGGAAGAGCGCCAACTGGCCGGGGCTCGGAAGTGA
- the glyS gene encoding glycine--tRNA ligase subunit beta: MPDFLLEIGCEEIPARMLDAAAQEFARRVRDLLEREHLADAPKVESFSTPRRLAASVHAVSGKQPDVTEDVTGPSLKIAFKDGKPTPAAEAFAKKVGLPVDKLDKVTTAKGEYLAAKVTKKGRRAAEVLADFLPGEIAKLYWPKSMYWRAGKPERFVRPVRWLVALLDGEVVPVEFAGIRADRISHGHRVFGNQVKLASAQDYASALEHACVIAKAEDREQKIRKALDAATRAVPGARWREDQALLDTVVNLTEWPAAILGNFDKEFLALPEEVLVTVMRDHQKYFAVEDAQGKLAPHFLAVLNTEPDAAGIDVIRHGNERVLRARFNDARFFWETDQKHPLKDRVEMLKHVTFQKDLGNYHEKAERVARLANELAADLSTAGVKLDRGAVHEAAWLAKTDLTTELVKEFTELQGVVGGLYARAQRLAPAVADAIYDHYKPESMDDAAPRTLEGAVLSLADKADSIAGMFALGLAPTGSKDPFALRRQANGIVKTLAEHKLRLRLTAIFKAALEGYKGSEAAKKFKTGDYDSAIAAFFRERLEFYLRESQGLAYDVVNAVLAAGADDVVDAVARARAVTEVRPSDDFESISIAFKRMKNILRQAREEKKRVADRLDPKLFEEEAENALAGQLPHIAGVVERHHAQGDYAAALREISRLRPLVDRFFDKVMVMVEDEKVRANRLALMEKLVRDFSIIADFAEIVTERKGP, from the coding sequence ATGCCCGACTTTCTGCTCGAGATCGGTTGCGAGGAGATCCCGGCGCGCATGCTGGATGCGGCGGCGCAGGAGTTCGCCCGGCGCGTGCGCGATCTGCTCGAGCGTGAGCATCTCGCGGACGCCCCCAAGGTCGAGAGCTTCTCTACGCCGCGTCGCTTGGCAGCCTCGGTCCATGCGGTGTCTGGCAAGCAACCGGATGTAACAGAAGACGTTACGGGCCCATCACTCAAGATTGCCTTTAAGGACGGAAAGCCTACTCCTGCGGCCGAGGCCTTCGCCAAGAAGGTTGGCCTGCCGGTGGACAAGCTCGACAAGGTGACCACAGCGAAGGGCGAGTACCTGGCCGCCAAAGTCACGAAGAAGGGCAGAAGGGCGGCCGAGGTCCTGGCCGACTTCCTTCCCGGCGAGATCGCCAAGCTCTACTGGCCGAAGAGTATGTACTGGCGCGCGGGCAAGCCGGAGCGCTTCGTGCGCCCGGTGCGCTGGCTGGTTGCCCTGCTCGACGGGGAGGTCGTTCCCGTGGAGTTCGCCGGCATCCGCGCCGACCGCATCTCCCACGGCCACCGCGTCTTCGGCAACCAGGTGAAGCTGGCATCGGCGCAGGACTATGCGTCGGCTCTGGAGCACGCATGCGTGATTGCCAAGGCCGAAGACCGAGAGCAGAAGATCCGCAAAGCGCTCGACGCCGCCACCCGTGCTGTGCCCGGCGCGCGCTGGCGCGAGGACCAGGCCCTGCTCGATACCGTGGTCAACCTCACCGAGTGGCCCGCGGCCATCCTGGGCAACTTCGACAAGGAGTTCCTGGCCCTGCCCGAAGAGGTTCTGGTCACGGTCATGCGCGACCACCAGAAGTACTTCGCGGTCGAGGACGCGCAGGGCAAGCTGGCGCCCCACTTCCTGGCCGTGCTCAACACCGAACCGGACGCCGCCGGCATCGACGTCATCCGCCACGGCAACGAGCGCGTGCTGCGCGCCCGCTTCAACGACGCCCGCTTCTTCTGGGAGACAGATCAGAAGCATCCTCTGAAGGATCGCGTGGAGATGCTGAAGCACGTCACCTTCCAGAAGGACCTGGGCAACTATCACGAGAAGGCGGAGCGCGTGGCGCGCCTGGCCAATGAACTCGCTGCCGACCTCTCCACTGCCGGCGTGAAGCTGGACCGCGGCGCCGTGCACGAGGCGGCGTGGCTGGCCAAGACCGACCTCACCACCGAGCTAGTCAAGGAGTTCACCGAGCTGCAGGGCGTGGTAGGCGGGCTGTACGCGCGCGCCCAGAGGCTGGCTCCGGCGGTCGCCGATGCCATCTATGACCACTACAAGCCCGAGTCCATGGACGACGCTGCGCCCCGCACCTTGGAGGGCGCGGTGCTCTCCCTCGCCGACAAGGCCGACTCCATCGCCGGCATGTTCGCGCTGGGCCTCGCGCCCACCGGCTCCAAGGACCCCTTCGCGCTGCGCCGCCAGGCCAACGGCATCGTGAAGACCCTGGCCGAACACAAGCTGCGGCTGCGCCTGACGGCCATCTTCAAGGCCGCGCTCGAAGGCTACAAGGGCTCGGAGGCCGCGAAGAAGTTCAAGACCGGGGACTACGACTCGGCCATCGCCGCCTTCTTCCGCGAGCGCCTTGAGTTCTACCTGCGCGAATCGCAGGGCCTCGCCTACGACGTCGTCAACGCAGTGCTCGCGGCCGGCGCCGACGACGTGGTGGACGCGGTCGCCCGCGCCCGCGCCGTCACCGAGGTCCGCCCCTCCGACGACTTCGAGTCCATCTCCATCGCCTTCAAGCGCATGAAGAACATCCTGCGCCAGGCGCGGGAGGAGAAGAAGCGGGTCGCCGACCGGCTCGATCCCAAGCTCTTCGAGGAAGAGGCGGAGAACGCCCTCGCCGGGCAGCTTCCCCACATCGCCGGAGTGGTGGAACGCCACCACGCCCAAGGCGACTATGCCGCCGCCCTGCGCGAGATCTCCAGGCTACGGCCCCTGGTGGACCGCTTCTTCGACAAGGTCATGGTGATGGTCGAGGACGAGAAGGTCCGCGCCAACCGCCTGGCCCTGATGGAAAAGCTGGTGAGGGATTTCTCCATCATCGCCGACTTTGCCGAGATCGTCACTGAACGCAAGGGCCCCTGA
- a CDS encoding glycine--tRNA ligase subunit alpha gives MPKSSQNPPTFQEIILKLQQFWAERGCVLQQPYDLEVGAGTMAPETFLRVLGPKPYKVAYVQPSRRPADGRYGDNPNRLYRHTQLQVILKPPPENVQQLYLESLAALGIDLRQHDIKFEEDNWESPTLGAWGIGWQVMLDGLEITQFTYFQQCGGVDLDPISAELTYGLERIAAFLQDVDSVFDIVWTPGVTYRDVCHAGELQFSVYNFERADVEKTWKHLELYESECKALLEAYAHKPEAAGKLADVQRSIAFFERRFPVLAAFDLCLKCSHLFNILDARGAISVTERVGVIARIRNLAVGVAKAWLAQQGASEAAALKGKA, from the coding sequence TTGCCGAAATCCTCACAGAACCCGCCGACCTTCCAGGAGATCATCCTGAAGCTGCAGCAGTTCTGGGCGGAGCGCGGCTGCGTGCTGCAGCAGCCCTACGACCTGGAGGTCGGGGCCGGCACCATGGCGCCCGAAACCTTCCTGCGCGTGCTGGGGCCCAAGCCCTACAAGGTCGCCTACGTGCAGCCCTCGCGCCGCCCCGCCGACGGCCGCTACGGCGACAATCCCAACCGCCTCTACCGCCACACCCAGCTCCAGGTCATCCTGAAGCCGCCGCCGGAGAACGTGCAGCAGCTCTACCTGGAGTCGCTCGCGGCGTTAGGCATCGATCTCCGCCAGCACGACATCAAGTTCGAGGAGGACAATTGGGAGTCGCCCACCCTGGGCGCCTGGGGCATCGGCTGGCAGGTGATGCTCGACGGCCTGGAGATCACCCAGTTCACTTACTTTCAGCAGTGCGGCGGAGTGGACTTGGACCCTATCTCGGCCGAATTGACCTATGGTCTGGAGCGCATCGCCGCCTTCCTGCAGGACGTGGATTCGGTCTTCGACATCGTGTGGACGCCGGGGGTGACCTACCGCGACGTCTGCCATGCCGGGGAGTTGCAGTTCTCGGTTTACAACTTCGAGCGCGCCGACGTGGAGAAAACCTGGAAGCACCTGGAACTCTACGAGTCTGAGTGCAAGGCGCTGTTGGAGGCCTACGCGCACAAGCCGGAGGCGGCCGGCAAGCTCGCGGACGTGCAGAGGTCGATCGCGTTCTTTGAGCGGCGCTTCCCGGTCCTCGCCGCCTTTGACCTCTGCCTGAAGTGCTCGCACCTGTTCAACATCCTGGACGCGCGCGGAGCCATCTCGGTGACCGAGCGCGTGGGCGTGATCGCCCGCATCCGCAACCTGGCCGTGGGCGTGGCCAAGGCCTGGCTGGCGCAGCAGGGCGCATCCGAGGCCGCGGCGCTGAAAGGAAAAGCATGA
- a CDS encoding MdtA/MuxA family multidrug efflux RND transporter periplasmic adaptor subunit — MLRLGLLLAAGALWTGCGSASKANVRAAASQPVPVAVATAKRQDMPVYLAGLGSVTPLNTVSVKSRVDGQLLEVDFKEGQQVRKGQLLLVVDPRPFEVQLSEAQAMLFRDQAQLRDAKVNRDRYSDLFAKGVIARQQLDTQQALVDQLEGTVRNDQAQIDNAKLQITYCHITSPIDGRVGLRLVDVGNIVHASDANPLLVITQLQPITVIFTLPEDQLPEVQRHLAKGPLEVDAYNRDDETKLATGTLLTIDNQIDPSTGTGKLKAQFDNKEDLLWPNQFVNVRLLLETRKDTVLVPAAAIQRGPQGTFVYAVKPDSTVEVRPVTVALTQNNVAAIGSGLNPGEVVVTDGQDKLQSGSRIEARSGGAAAGSKPAPGGKPATGVPAPQAAAP; from the coding sequence GTGCTGAGACTGGGGCTGCTGTTGGCCGCCGGCGCTCTGTGGACCGGGTGCGGGAGCGCCTCCAAAGCCAACGTGCGCGCTGCCGCCAGCCAGCCTGTGCCGGTCGCCGTCGCCACCGCGAAGCGTCAGGACATGCCCGTATACCTGGCGGGTCTCGGATCCGTCACCCCGCTCAACACCGTGAGCGTGAAGAGCCGCGTGGACGGCCAGTTGCTCGAGGTGGACTTCAAGGAGGGACAGCAGGTCCGCAAGGGCCAACTCCTGCTGGTGGTGGATCCCCGGCCCTTCGAAGTGCAGTTGAGCGAGGCGCAGGCCATGTTGTTCCGCGACCAAGCCCAACTGCGGGATGCCAAGGTGAACCGCGACCGCTACTCCGACCTGTTCGCCAAGGGCGTGATCGCGCGCCAGCAGCTCGACACTCAGCAGGCGCTGGTGGACCAGCTCGAGGGAACGGTGCGCAACGACCAGGCGCAGATCGATAACGCCAAGTTGCAGATCACCTACTGCCACATCACCTCGCCCATCGATGGACGCGTCGGCCTTCGCCTGGTGGACGTCGGCAACATCGTCCATGCCAGCGACGCGAACCCCCTGCTGGTGATCACGCAGTTGCAGCCCATCACCGTGATCTTCACGCTTCCCGAGGACCAGCTCCCCGAGGTGCAGCGGCACCTGGCGAAGGGCCCGCTGGAGGTGGACGCCTACAACCGCGACGACGAAACCAAGCTGGCGACCGGTACCCTGCTCACCATCGACAACCAGATCGATCCTTCCACCGGCACCGGCAAGCTCAAGGCGCAGTTCGACAACAAGGAGGACCTGCTCTGGCCGAACCAGTTCGTGAACGTGCGGCTTCTGCTGGAAACCCGCAAGGACACGGTGCTGGTCCCGGCGGCGGCCATCCAGCGCGGGCCGCAAGGCACGTTCGTATACGCGGTCAAGCCGGATAGCACGGTGGAGGTCCGTCCGGTGACGGTGGCCCTCACGCAGAACAACGTCGCTGCCATCGGCAGCGGCCTGAATCCCGGCGAGGTCGTGGTCACGGACGGCCAGGACAAGCTGCAGTCCGGCAGCCGGATCGAGGCGCGGTCCGGAGGCGCGGCCGCCGGCAGCAAGCCCGCCCCGGGCGGTAAGCCGGCCACCGGCGTCCCCGCTCCCCAGGCAGCCGCCCCATGA
- a CDS encoding STAS domain-containing protein produces MTASVRKQGSVAIVELEGKLGIGAAVDDFRATWSDCLSTGCKDIVVILARVPMVDSSGIGSLIRCHSALSAVGGRLKVVGINDTVRQAFKVTRLDTVFDLHDTEASALSSLSS; encoded by the coding sequence ATGACGGCGTCGGTGCGCAAGCAGGGCAGCGTGGCCATCGTGGAGCTGGAGGGCAAGCTGGGCATCGGGGCGGCGGTGGACGACTTCCGCGCCACCTGGTCGGATTGCCTCTCCACCGGCTGCAAGGACATCGTGGTCATCCTGGCGCGCGTGCCCATGGTCGATTCCTCCGGGATCGGCAGCCTCATCCGCTGCCACTCGGCACTGTCCGCGGTCGGCGGCCGGCTGAAGGTGGTAGGCATCAACGACACCGTCCGCCAAGCCTTCAAGGTCACCCGCCTCGACACTGTTTTCGACCTGCACGACACCGAGGCCAGCGCCCTCTCCTCGCTCTCCTCCTGA
- a CDS encoding isocitrate lyase/phosphoenolpyruvate mutase family protein, whose translation MLRKLHQGPRALLLPNVWDVAGARIVEEAGFPALATSSAAIANSLGYPDGQRIGRTAMLEVVERIAAAVQVPVTADLEAGYAQTPQQMTETAVELLESGAVGLNLEDGLEEKSLVPAEEHVAKIHAVRQAGEAAGVPIVINARTDVYLAEVGPPESRFGESVRRGRLYREAGADCFFVPGLRDAATIGRLVKEVGCPVNILAGPGCPPIAELEKLGVARVSLGSSPHRATLGLLRRLAVEIREHGTYSALEGLVSYAEANALFRPRK comes from the coding sequence GTGCTCCGCAAGCTGCACCAGGGACCGCGCGCCCTGCTGCTGCCCAACGTGTGGGACGTGGCCGGCGCCCGCATCGTCGAGGAGGCCGGCTTTCCCGCCTTGGCCACCAGCAGCGCCGCCATCGCCAATTCTCTTGGCTATCCCGACGGCCAGCGCATCGGCCGCACCGCCATGCTGGAGGTGGTGGAGCGCATCGCCGCCGCCGTCCAGGTTCCCGTCACCGCCGACCTGGAGGCTGGCTACGCCCAGACCCCACAGCAGATGACCGAGACCGCGGTGGAGTTGCTGGAGAGCGGCGCCGTCGGGCTCAACCTGGAAGACGGCTTGGAGGAGAAGTCGCTGGTCCCGGCCGAGGAGCATGTCGCCAAGATCCATGCCGTTCGCCAGGCGGGTGAAGCCGCGGGCGTGCCCATCGTCATCAACGCGCGCACCGATGTCTACCTTGCCGAGGTGGGGCCGCCGGAGTCGCGCTTCGGCGAGAGCGTGCGCCGCGGCCGCCTCTACCGCGAGGCCGGGGCCGACTGCTTCTTTGTTCCCGGCCTGCGCGACGCCGCCACCATCGGCCGCCTCGTCAAGGAAGTGGGCTGCCCGGTCAACATCCTGGCCGGGCCCGGGTGCCCGCCCATCGCCGAGCTGGAGAAGCTGGGGGTCGCGCGCGTCTCCCTCGGCTCGAGTCCCCACCGGGCCACTCTGGGCTTGCTGCGCCGCCTGGCGGTGGAGATCCGGGAGCACGGAACCTACTCGGCGCTGGAAGGCCTGGTCAGCTACGCCGAAGCCAACGCGCTGTTCCGCCCGCGCAAGTAG